The Mangifera indica cultivar Alphonso chromosome 8, CATAS_Mindica_2.1, whole genome shotgun sequence genome has a window encoding:
- the LOC123222666 gene encoding probable polygalacturonase translates to MKRSFTLVDVLLVVAFLSDASWAVKGSSQCRQTRSGMIRPHSVSITEFGAVGDGVTLNTKAFQNAIFYLNSFADKGGARLFVPAGRWLTGSFDLISHLTLWLDKDAVILGSTNSVDWPVVDPLPSYGRGRELPGGRHRSLIYGRNLTDIIITGDNGTIDGQGRIWWEWFQSGSLDYTRPHLVELINSIGVVISNLTFLNSPFWTIHPVYCSHVRVQNVTILAPLDSPNTDGIDPDSSNDVCIEHCYISTGDDLIAIKSGWDEYGISYGRPSTRIFIRGLVGETQLGSGIAIGSEMSGGVSEVYAENLQFFNSVTAIRIKTSPGRGGYVRNMYISNVTLDHVDIAIRFMGQYGEHPDEFFDPNALPIIERITIKDVTGKNIKVAGLLEGIEGDNFLNICLSNITLNVISETPWKCSYIEGYSNLVTPETCDSLKESIFPKHYLDCFYLSRYLWSSSNQDKGARLWSW, encoded by the exons ATGAAGAGATCTTTCACT CTGGTGGATGTGCTTCTGGTAGTAGCATTCTTGAGTGATGCTTCATGGGCTGTCAAGGGCAGCTCACAGTGCAGACAAACAAGATCAGGGATGATTAGGCCTCATAGTGTTTCTATCACTGAATTTGGTGCTGTTGGAGATGGTGTCACTCTCAACACCAAAGCCTTTCAGAATGCCATATTCTATCTCAATTCATTTGCTGACAAGGGAGGGGCCAGGCTTTTTGTCCCGGCAGGCAGGTGGTTGACAGGAAGCTTCGATCTCATCAGTCATTTAACCTTGTGGTTAGATAAGGATGCAGTAATTCTTGGATCTACA AACTCAGTTGATTGGCCAGTTGTTGATCCTCTACCCTCATATGGCCGAGGTAGGGAATTGCCTGGTGGAAGACATCGAAGCCTTATATATGGACGCAATTTGACGGATATTATCATAACAG GTGACAATGGAACTATTGATGGTCAAGGCAGAATATGGTGGGAGTGGTTTCAAAGTGGAAGCCTGGATTATACCCGGCCCCATCTGGTTGAATTGATAAACTCCATTGGCGTTGTCATCTCAAATTTGACATTCTTAAATTCACCTTTTTGGACTATTCACCCTGTATACTGCAG CCATGTTAGAGTGCAGAATGTCACTATCCTTGCTCCACTTGATTCACCCAACACGGATGGGATTGATCCAG ACTCTTCCAATGATGTTTGCATTGAACACTGTTATATTAGCACTGGTGACGATCTGATTGCTATCAAAAGTGGGTGGGATGAATATGGGATTTCATATGGTCGTCCTAGTACAAGAATTTTCATTCGTGGGCTCGTCGGAGAAACTCAGTTGGGATCAGGTATTGCAATAGGAAGTGAGATGTCTGGAGGTGTATCTGAAGTGTATGCAGAAAATCTCCAGTTTTTCAACTCAGTCACAGCTATCAGAATAAAGACTTCCCCTGGAAGGGGTGGTTATGTGAGAAATATGTACATCTCAAATGTGACCTTAGATCATGTGGACATAGCTATAAGGTTTATGGGTCAGTATGGGGAGCACCCAGATGAGTTTTTTGATCCAAATGCTCTCCCCATAATAGAAAGGATTACTATTAAAGATGTGACTGGGAAGAATATAAAAGTGGCTGGCCTCCTAGAAGGTATAGAAGGGGACAATTTTCTCAACATTTGCTTATCGAACATCACCCTCAATGTAATCTCAGAGACCCCATGGAAATGCTCTTATATTGAAGGATATTCCAACCTTGTTACTCCAGAAACCTGTGATTCTCTTAAAGAGAGCATCTTCCCCAAGCATTACTTAGATTGTTTCTATTTATCCAGATATTTGTGGAGTTCAAGTAATCAAGACAAAGGTGCTCGGTTATGGTCTTGGTAA
- the LOC123224234 gene encoding uncharacterized protein LOC123224234: protein MQSGKKAPKKLVDASKPPNSVPQEQECYQGERLARLLKLIQREIESARILDGETLPEKIWFKQQFSIGVNEVSRVLERMVPRASAEMGISLHQTNVFSSKRQAPSVELQVILIAADCNPRGLTKHLPTLALSRKVPVIFVKDNKSGSLRLGELVRLKTAMAIGIKVKGNAINQIVKKILEGGEIDLESPSLKLFEMADASCQ from the exons ATGCAAAGCGGGAAAAAGGCTCCCAAGAAGCTTGTTGATGCCTCAAAGCCACCCAATTCTGTTCCTCAAGAACAAGA ATGCTATCAAGGCGAACGTCTCGCTCGTTTACTGAAATTGATTCAAAG GGAGATAGAATCTGCAAGAATCTTGGATGGAGAAACTTTACCGGAAAAAATATGGTTCAAG CAACAATTTTCAATTGGGGTGAATGAAGTGAGTAGAGTGCTGGAGCGGATGGTGCCGAGGGCTAGTGCCGAGATGGGAATTTCTCTCCACCAGACTAATGTATTTTCCAGTAAACGGCAAGCGCCATCTGTTGAGCTTCAG gtaATATTAATAGCCGCTGATTGCAACCCTCGAGGGCTAACGAAGCATCTGCCAACCTTAGCCTTATCTAGGAAGGTCCCAGTGATCTTTGTCAAAGATAATAAGAGTGGGTCTCTAAGATTAGGGGAGCTTGTCAGGCTGAAAACAGCAATGGCTATTGGGATAAAG GTGAAAGGAAATGCCATAAATCAAATTGTCAAGAAAATTCTCGAGGGTGGTGAAATAGATCTTGAAAGCCCGAGCCTGAAGTTGTTTGAGATGGCTGATGCATCCTGTCAATAA
- the LOC123224233 gene encoding proline--tRNA ligase, cytoplasmic: MAGSEGKQSNAKASGGGKKKEVKKETGLGLSHKKDENFGEWYSEVVVNGEMIEYYDISGCYIIRPWAMSIWETMQKFFDQEIKKMKIQNCYFPLFVSPTVLQKEKDHIEGFAPEVAWVTKSGESDLEVPIAIRPTSETVMYPYYSKWIRGHRDLPLKLNQWCNVVRWEFSNPTPFIRSREFLWQEGHTAFATKEEADAEVLDILELYRRIYEEFLAIPVIKGKKSELEKFAGGLYTRSVEAFIPNTGRGVQGATSHCLGQNFSKMFEINFENEKGEKAMVWQNSWAYSTRTIGVMVMVHGDDKGLVLPPKVASVQVIVIPVPYKDADTQGIFNACNATVETLCEAGIRASTDFRDNYSPGWKYSHWEMKGVPLRIEIGPKDLANNQVRAVRRDNGAKVDLPRDSLVKKVEELLENIQDSLFNGAKQKRDACIQVVKTWDEFVAALGQKKLILAPWCDEEEVEKDVKARTKGEMGAAKSLCSPLEQPEMPEGTKCFASGKPATKWTYWGRSY; this comes from the exons ATGGCTGGCAGTGAGGGGAAACAGTCTAATGCTAAGGCGAGTGGTG GAGGGAAGAAGAAGGAGGTGAAGAAAGAGACTGGTTTAGGACTCTCACATAAGAAGGATGAGAACTTTGGGGAGTGGTACTCTGAG GTTGTTGTCAATGGTGAAATGATTGAGTACTATGACATCTCTGGTTGTTATATTATAAGGCCTTGGGCAATGTCAATTTGGGAGACAATGCAG AAATTCTTTgatcaagaaattaaaaaaatgaagattcaGAATTGTTACTTTCCTCTCTTTGTATCCCCCACTGTACTGCAAAAGGAGAAGGATCACATTGAAGGTTTTGCTCCCGAG GTTGCTTGGGTGACAAAATCTGGGGAATCTGATTTGGAGGTTCCTATTGCAATCCGCCCTACTAGTGAAACAGTGATGTATCCCTATTATTCTAAGTGGATAAGGGGACACCGTGACTTGCCTTTGAAACTTAACCAGTGGTGCAATGTTGTTCGATGGGAGTTCAGCAATCCAACACCATTTATCAG gagCCGTGAATTTCTTTGGCAGGAAGGGCATACTGCCTTTGCAACAAAGGAGGAAGCAGATGCAGAG GTCCTTGATATATTGGAGCTCTATAGACGTATTTATGAGGAATTCTTGGCCATTCCTGTTATAAAAGGCAAGAAGAGTGAGCTAGAGAAGTTTGCTGGTGGGCTTTACACAAGAAGTGTCGAG GCATTTATTCCAAATACTGGTCGTGGTGTACAAGGTGCAACTTCACATTGTTTGGgtcaaaacttttcaaaaatgtttgaaataaactttgaaaatgagaaGGGAGAGAAGGCTATGGTCTGGCAAAACTCTTGGGCTTATAGCACTCGCACG ATTGGGGTAATGGTTATGGTTCATGGGGATGACAAGGGCTTGGTGTTGCCACCCAAAGTGGCTTCTGTGCAAGTTATTGTGATTCCTGTGCCATACAAAGATGCTGATACTCAAGGAATTTTCAATGCTTGCAATGCCACTGTTGAAACCTTGTGTGAAGCTGGCATTCGTGCTAGTACAGACTTTAGGGATAACTACTCTCCTGGATGGAAGTACTCACACTGGGAAATGAAGGGGGTTCCTCTCAGGATTGaaatagggccaaaagacttggcAAATAATCAG GTACGTGCTGTTCGACGTGACAATGGAGCAAAAGTTGATTTGCCCAGGGACTCTTTGGTTAAGAAAGTAGAAGAACTTCTTGAGAATATTCAAGATAGTTTGTTTAATGGTGCAAAACAAAAACGAGATGCTTGCATTCAAGTTGTAAAAACTTGGGATGAATTTGTGGCAGCTCttggccaaaaaaaattaatcttggCTCCATGGTGTGATGAGGAG GAGGTGGAGAAAGATGTGAAAGCACGAACCAAAGGTGAGATGGGAGCAGCTAAGAGCCTTTGTTCCCCACTGGAGCAGCCTGAAATGCCCGAAG GTACTAAATGCTTTGCTTCCGGGAAGCCTGCAACAAAATGGACCTACTGGGGCAGAAGTTACTAG
- the LOC123224232 gene encoding protein transport protein SEC23-like, whose amino-acid sequence MAYPTQSSVGYSVTTSSPNPDKSSPQPEKSPTPAPILSAPPRFPPPNLQHNPIASPSIRTPNILSPANGVNSRSPIPHLSTPPGPPVFTSPVRPAAVPFRTSPATPQPVAFSSVSSLPTSSSSHISNGSAELRHQVPDVIGETTPYGESSCVLLSARKVLKQKKQANIPSLGFGALVSLGREVSPGPQIIQRDPHRCHNCGAYANIYCKILLGSGQWQCVVCQNLNGSEGEYVASSKEELHNFLELSSPVVDYVQTGKNRPGYVPVSDSRMSAPIILVIDECLDEPHLQHLQSSLHAFVESIPPTARIGIILYGRTVSVYDFSEDSVASADVLSGDKSPTQESLKALLYGGGVYLSPMHASKQVAHDIFSSLRPYKLGIPEASRDRCLGTAVEVALSIIQGPTAEVSRGAVKRAGNSRIIVCAGGPNTYGPGSVPHSFSHPNYPHMEKTAMKWMELLGREAHRHNTVIDILCAGTCPVRVPVLQPLAKTSGGVLVLHDDFGEAFGVNLQRASTRTAGSHGLLEIRCSDDILITQVVGPGEEAHLDTHETFKNDSSLSIQMLSVEETQSFALSMENKGDINSDHVFFQFAIQYSNVYQADISRVVTVRLPTVDNVSAYLESVQDEVVAVLIAKRTLLRAKNNSDAINMQMTIDERVKDIALKFGSQVPKSKLCRFPKELSALSEILFHLRRGPLLGSIIGHEDERSVLRCLFLNASFELSLRMVAPHCLMHREGGTFEELPAHDLAMQSDKAVVLDHGTDVFIWLGAELAADEARSAAALAACRTLAEELTESRFPAPRILAFKEGSSQARYFVSRLIPAHKDPPYEQEARFPQLRSLTTEQRTKLKSSFLFFDDPSFCEWMRSLRVVPPEPS is encoded by the exons atggctTATCCAACTCAATCTTCCGTTGGATACTCTGTCACTACTAGTTCGCCAAATCCAGATAAATCGTCACCTCAACCAGAGAAAAGCCCGACCCCTGCTCCAATTTTATCTGCACCCCCAAGATTTCCTCCACCAAATTTACAGCATAATCCAATTGCTTCCCCATCAATTAGAACTCCAAATATTCTGTCACCTGCAAATGGGGTCAACAGTAGAAGCCCGATTCCTCATCTAAGCACTCCTCCTGGCCCTCCTGTCTTTACTTCACCAGTTAGGCCAGCTGCTGTGCCTTTCCGGACATCTCCTGCAACTCCTCAGCCTGTCGCTTTCTCTTCAGTTTCATCTTTGCCcacatcttcatcttcccaTATCTCTAATGGGTCAGCTGAGTTGAGGCACCAAGTTCCAGATGTTATTGGAGAGACGACACCTTATGGGGAATCTTCATGTGTTCTGTTGTCAGCTCGTAAG GTGTTGAAACAGAAAAAACAAGCCAACATACCTAGTTTAGGCTTTGGGGCATTAGTTTCTCTTGGGAGAGAGGTTTCTCCAGGTCCTCAAATAATACAGCGTGATCCTCATCGCTGCCATAATTGCGGAGCATATGCAAATATCTATTGCAAGATATTACTTGGATCTGGGCAGTGGCAGTGTGTAGTTTGCCAGAATCTGAATGGAAGTGAAGGTGAATATGTGGCTTCTAGCAAGGAAGAACTTCATAATTTTCTGGAACTGTCATCACCTGTGGTTGATTATGTTCAAACTGGGAAGAATAGGCCCGGTTATGTTCCTGTTTCAGATTCCAGAATGTCTGCCCCCATTATTCTTGTAATAGATGAGTGCTTAGATGAACCTCACCTCCAGCACCTACAGAGCTCTTTGCATGCATTTGTGGAATCAATTCCACCAACTGCAAGAATtggtattatattatatggtaGGACAGTATCGGTTTATGATTTTTCAGAGGATTCAGTAGCATCTGCTGATGTGCTTTCTGGTGACAAATCGCCAACTCAGGAATCATTGAAAGCATTACTTTATGGAGGTGGTGTTTATCTGTCACCAATGCATGCTTCAAAGCAGGTAGCTCATGACATATTCTCATCACTAAGGCCATACAAGTTGGGCATTCCGGAAGCTTCAAGAGATCGTTGCCTGGGTACGGCAGTTGAGGTTGCCCTTTCTATCATTCAGGGGCCAACAGCTGAAGTGTCTCGGGGGGCAGTTAAAAGGGCTGGAAACAGCAGAATTATTGTGTGTGCTGGTGGGCCTAATACATATGGCCCTGGATCAGTCCCTCATTCATTTAGTCACCCAAATTATCCTCATATGGAAAAGACAGCAATGAAATGGATGGAGCTTCTGGGTCGTGAGGCTCATCGACACAATACAGTGATTGACATTCTGTGTGCTGGAACTTGCCCTGTTAGAGTTCCTGTGTTGCAGCCTCTTGCAAAAACTTCAGGGGGTGTGTTGGTTCTTCATGATGACTTTGGAGAAGCCTTTGGTGTTAACTTGCAAAGGGCATCCACAAGGACTGCAGGTTCTCATGGTTTGCTGGAGATTCGTTGTTCTGATGATATTCTCATAACTCAAGTTGTGGGTCCTGGTGAAGAGGCACATTTAGACACTCATGAAACctttaaaaatgatagttcTCTTTCTATTCAAATGCTAAGTGTTGAAGAAACACAAAGCTTTGCACTATCCATGGAAAATAAAGGAGACATCAATAGTGATCATGTTTTTTTCCAGTTTGCTATTCAATATTCAAATGTTTATCAAGCTGATATTTCAAGAGTTGTCACTGTCAGATTACCCACCGTGGATAATGTTTCAGCATATCTTGAGAGTGTTCAAGATGAAGTGGTTGCGGTCTTAATTGCCAAGAGGACCCTCTTGCGAGCCAAAAATAATTCTGATGCAATTAATATGCAAATGACAATAGATGAAAGAGTTAAGGACATAGCTCTAAAATTTGGATCTCAAGTACCAAAGTCAAAGCTTTGTCGTTTCCCAAAGGAACTTTCTGCTCTATCAGAGATCTTATTTCATCTTAGAAGGGGCCCACTGTTAGGAAGCATTATTGGACATGAAGATGAGAGGTCTGTATTACGATGTTTGTTCCTGAATGCATCTTTTGAGCTCTCTCTTCGTATGGTCGCACCTCACTGTCTCATGCATCGGGAAGGAGGCACTTTTGAGGAGCTGCCAGCTCATGACCTAGCTATGCAGTCTGATAAAGCAGTAGTTCTTGACCATGGCACAGATGTCTTTATTTGGTTG GGTGCAGAACTTGCTGCTGATGAAGCAAGAAGTGCAGCCGCCTTAGCAGCTTGCAGAACATTGGCTGAAGAACTAACTGAATCTCGGTTTCCAGCTCCTCGAATCCTTGCATTCAAG GAGGGGAGCTCTCAGGCTCGGTATTTTGTATCTCGACTGATTCCAGCACACAAAGATCCTCCTTATGAGCAG GAGGCAAGGTTTCCACAACTTCGATCTTTGACAACAGAACAGCGGACAAAACTGAAAAgcagttttcttttctttgacgATCCTAGTTTCTGTGAGTGGATGCGATCTTTGAGAGTGGTACCACCAGAACCAAGCTAA
- the LOC123223800 gene encoding L-cysteine desulfhydrase, producing MDHEDSPNGDFAHYDGRCVSKKPKLTRFISEPEIRDEFSHHQPGISRINNGSFGSCPKSVLASQQNWQQKFLQQPDDFYFNTLRKGILHSRTLIKDLVNADHVDEISLVDNATTATAIVLQQIGRGFAEGKFNKNDTILMLHCAFQAVKKSIQAYVMRAGGSIVEVQLPFPLISEEEIIREFRKGLEKGKENGKKVRLAIIDHITSMPCVVVPVSKLVKICREEGVEQVFVDAAHALGSVKIDVKEIGADFYVSNLHKWFFCPPSVAFLYCRKSDVSTGMHHPVVSHEFGNGLPIESSWIGTRDYSAQLVVPSAMEFVRRFEGGIDGIMTRNHKQVLKMGKMLAESWGTNLGSPPELCAGMIMVGLPSRLRILSEEDALRLRGHLRVHFGVEVPIYYQPPKDNCECCARDKDGVITGYARISYQVYNSLEDYEKFMNAINSLVDKKQVCKMLLTE from the coding sequence ATGGACCACGAAGATTCTCCCAACGGCGATTTCGCCCACTACGACGGCCGCTGCGTCTCCAAGAAACCTAAACTAACCCGCTTCATATCCGAACCTGAAATCCGCGACGAGTTCTCGCACCACCAGCCCGGCATCTCCCGTATTAACAACGGCAGCTTCGGGAGCTGTCCCAAGTCCGTGCTTGCTTCACAGCAAAATTGGCAACAGAAGTTCCTTCAACAGCCTGACGATTTCTACTTCAACACTCTGCGAAAGGGAATATTGCACTCCCGTACCCTCATCAAAGACCTCGTTAACGCTGATCACGTGGATGAAATCTCCCTTGTCGATAATGCTACTACCGCTACCGCCATCGTCCTTCAACAAATCGGACGTGGGTTCGCTGAAGGGAAGTTCAATAAAAACGACACCATCTTAATGCTCCACTGCGCATTCCAGGCCGTCAAGAAATCTATCCAAGCTTACGTCATGCGTGCTGGCGGCTCAATAGTCGAAGTTCAGTTACCTTTCCCGCTGATTTCGGAGGAAGAAATTATCAGAGAATTTAGGAAAGGTCTGGAGAAGGGCAAAGAGAACGGCAAAAAAGTTCGGTTAGCGATAATTGATCATATTACGTCAATGCCATGTGTTGTCGTTCCTGTTAgtaaattggttaaaatttgtCGAGAGGAAGGTGTTGAACAGGTTTTTGTAGACGCGGCACATGCTTTAGGTAGTGTGAAAATTGATGTTAAAGAAATTGGAGCTGACTTCTATGTTAGTAACTTGCACAAATGGTTTTTTTGCCCACCATCGGTTGCATTTTTGTACTGTCGAAAATCAGATGTATCCACTGGTATGCATCACCCTGTGGTTTCTCATGAATTTGGCAATGGATTGCCAATAGAGAGTTCATGGATTGGTACCAGAGATTACAGTGCGCAGCTCGTAGTACCTTCAGCTATGGAGTTTGTGCGTAGGTTTGAAGGGGGAATTGATGGGATCATGACAAGAAACCACAAGCAAGTACTGAAGATGGGGAAAATGTTAGCTGAGTCTTGGGGAACAAACCTTGGCTCGCCACCTGAGCTGTGTGCAGGGATGATTATGGTTGGCTTACCTTCAAGATTAAGGATTTTGAGTGAGGAGGATGCTTTGAGGTTGAGGGGGCATTTGAGGGTTCATTTTGGGGTTGAGGTCCCTATCTATTATCAGCCACCAAAGGATAATTGTGAGTGTTGTGCTAGGGACAAGGATGGGGTTATAACTGGGTATGCCAGGATTTCTTATCAGGTTTATAATTCATTGGAGGATTATGAGAAGTTTATGAATGCGATAAATAGCCTTGTTGACAAGAAACAAGTTTGCAAAATGCTTTTGACAGAGTAA
- the LOC123223801 gene encoding diacylglycerol O-acyltransferase 3-like codes for MSTQGVRPLKEAMEMTRASRIAQHSLLSFPFHSSERFATKCLVGIGDFNVSESPRRPLVRLNCQFSDSGHQQYYVSAIKQFKKKEKQNNSEIKLVKRKLKFIRRLSNELSLFSLETSGIENRNSLVDEEKISGAVEVLKAQLQQLRSEQKELKRTMKQKKVQIKATLEKTKGKSKSESSSSSSSESSDTENGEVIDTIRLRSNDVLKQLKHSEAEQNTKGATSGTHGSLVQQEKSEETLGIVDMNSQNHRTGGDCSSSSGCNNEQTESIAERTSAKKIEVCMGGKCKKLGAEALLQEFGGKLGTEFAVLGCKCMGKCKDGPNVRVANTPHGDEAMRTLRPSVSSLCIGVGLEDVDVILANILCKDMNNNYGMALS; via the exons ATGTCGACACAGGGTGTACGGCCTTTGAAGGAAGCAATGGAGATGACGAGGGCGTCGAGGATTGCTCAACACTCGCTTCTAAGTTTTCCTTTCCATAGCAGTGAGCGGTTTGCGACCAAGTGCCTTGTGGGTATTGGAGATTTCAATGTTTCAGAGAGTCCCAGAAGGCCTTTGGTGCGATTGAATTGTCAGTTTTCTGATTCTGGACATCAACAGTACTATGTGTCGGCTATCAAACAAttcaagaagaaagagaagCAAAACAATTCTGAAATTAAGCTCGTCAAGAGGAAATTGAAGTTTATAAGAAGATTGTCGAATGAATTGTCCTTGTTTTCGCTTGAGACCTCCGGCATTGAGAATAGAAATAGTTTGGTGGATGAAGAAAAGATTTCG GGAGCGGTAGAGGTTCTTAAAGCACAGTTGCAACAGCTGAGATCAGAGCAAAAGGAGTTGAAGAGAACGATGAAACAGAAGAAAGTCCAGATTAAGGCTACCttggaaaaaacaaaaggaaagagCAAATCTGAGTCATCATCAAGTTCATCATCCGAGTCCAGCGACACTGAAAATGGAGAGGTGATTGACACAATCCGCTTGAGAAGTAATGATGTTCTCAAACAATTAAAACACAGTGAAGCAGAACAAAATACGAAAGGAGCAACGTCAGGTACACATGGCTCACTGGTTCAACAGGAGAAGTCAGAGGAAACGCTGGGAATTGTAGATATGAATTCTCAAAATCATAGGACTGGGGGTGACTGCAGCAGCTCTAGTGGCTGCAATAACGAGCAAACAGAAAGCATTGCAGAGCGGACATCGGCCAAGAAAATAGAGGTTTGCATGGGTGGCAAATGTAAAAAATTAGGAGCAGAGGCTTTGTTGCAAGAATTTGGAGGTAAGCTTGGCACAGAATTTGCTGTGTTGGGGTGCAAATGTATGGGGAAATGCAAGGATGGTCCTAATGTAAGGGTTGCCAATACTCCCCATGGAGATGAAGCGATGAGGACGCTGAGACCTTCAGTTAGTTCTTTATGCATTGGCGTTGGTTTGGAAGATGTGGACGTGATTCTTGCAAATATTCTTTGCAAAGACATGAATAACAATTATGGGATGGCCCTTTCTTGA
- the LOC123223802 gene encoding PSME3-interacting protein isoform X2, translating to MAEEFTRPIRLMNFVSEDQLDQAKRARGERVEDGTAQRDRPLFEILKENKDKKDAEFNERFKHRPPKALDEDETEFLDKWETSRREYERQVADEEAQQLRSFQAAVAAQSTIVRELKETTPAPVVQEQKSAGRKNAPTRPIGMIIKVKPQSKKAKIDHGSVEEPSDMVKTPDVNTEKSPDPVKISNSDTDKSNDVAKACLVTYSDESEEEEIHRESKEVEGLLPRTAAWEA from the exons ATGGCCGAAGAATTTACCCGTCCGATTAGGTTGATGAATTTTGTATCCGAGGATCAg TTGGATCAAGCAAAAAGAGCAAGGGGTGAACGAGTTGAGGATGGTACTGCCCAGAGAGATAGGCCTCTCTTCGAG ATTTTGAAGGAGAACAAAGACAAAAAGGATGCAGAATTTAATGAACGCTTCAAGCATA GACCTCCCAAAGCCTTGGATGAAGACGAAACTGAGTTCCTTGATAAATGGGAGACG TCTAGAAGGGAATATGAGCGACAAGTGGCAGATGAAGAGGCCCAACAGCTTCGGAGTTTCCAA GCAGCGGTAGCAGCACAATCAACTATTGTACGTGAACTGAAGGAGACAACCCCTGCTCCTGTGGTCCAG GAACAAAAATCAGCTGGGAGGAAAAATGCACCCACTCGTCCGATAGGCATGATAATAAAAGTCAAGCCACAATCAAAGAAAGCAAAGATAGATCATGGAAGTGTTGAAGAACCCTCAGATATGGTGAAAACACCTGATGTTAATACAGAAAAATCACCAGACCCAGTGAAAATATCTAACAGTGACACTGATAAGTCAAATGATGTAGCAAAAGCATGTCTAGTTACATACAGTGATGAAAGTGAAGAAG AAGAAATTCATAGGGAATCTAAAGAAGTTGAAGGACTACTTCCTCGAACCGCTGCTTGGGAGGCATAA
- the LOC123223802 gene encoding PSME3-interacting protein isoform X1 codes for MAEEFTRPIRLMNFVSEDQLDQAKRARGERVEDGTAQRDRPLFEILKENKDKKDAEFNERFKHRPPKALDEDETEFLDKWETSRREYERQVADEEAQQLRSFQAAVAAQSTIVRELKETTPAPVVQEQKSAGRKNAPTRPIGMIIKVKPQSKKAKIDHGSVEEPSDMVKTPDVNTEKSPDPVKISNSDTDKSNDVAKACLVTYSDESEEGLQRIYQLMFMLGTTMIFLPQVHLSI; via the exons ATGGCCGAAGAATTTACCCGTCCGATTAGGTTGATGAATTTTGTATCCGAGGATCAg TTGGATCAAGCAAAAAGAGCAAGGGGTGAACGAGTTGAGGATGGTACTGCCCAGAGAGATAGGCCTCTCTTCGAG ATTTTGAAGGAGAACAAAGACAAAAAGGATGCAGAATTTAATGAACGCTTCAAGCATA GACCTCCCAAAGCCTTGGATGAAGACGAAACTGAGTTCCTTGATAAATGGGAGACG TCTAGAAGGGAATATGAGCGACAAGTGGCAGATGAAGAGGCCCAACAGCTTCGGAGTTTCCAA GCAGCGGTAGCAGCACAATCAACTATTGTACGTGAACTGAAGGAGACAACCCCTGCTCCTGTGGTCCAG GAACAAAAATCAGCTGGGAGGAAAAATGCACCCACTCGTCCGATAGGCATGATAATAAAAGTCAAGCCACAATCAAAGAAAGCAAAGATAGATCATGGAAGTGTTGAAGAACCCTCAGATATGGTGAAAACACCTGATGTTAATACAGAAAAATCACCAGACCCAGTGAAAATATCTAACAGTGACACTGATAAGTCAAATGATGTAGCAAAAGCATGTCTAGTTACATACAGTGATGAAAGTGAAGAAG GTCTCCAGAGAATTTACCAATTGATGTTTATGCTCGGAACAACAATGATCTTCCTGCCTCAAGTTCATTTATCCATCTGA